One region of Danio rerio strain Tuebingen ecotype United States chromosome 5, GRCz12tu, whole genome shotgun sequence genomic DNA includes:
- the ssh1b gene encoding protein phosphatase Slingshot homolog 1 isoform X1 has protein sequence MALVTLQRSPTPSAASSASTTAGEDVGSEDDRKANLSLSESFFMVKGAALFLQQGSSAQEPRTPTHHKNAGDLPQHLQVMINTLRSEDRIKLVVRLESGWTDHVRYMVVVYTNGRQDTEENILLGMDFTDKDSKSCSIGMTLPLWSDTKIHLDGDGGFSVSTAGRLHVFKPVSVQAMWSALQVLHKACEVSRRYNYFPGGMALTWVGYYESCISSEQSCINEWNAMTDLETTRPDSPVMFSDQPTERERTECMIKTKLRNLMMFQDLENITSKEIRNELEQHMSCNLREYKEFIDNEMLLILGQMDKATLIFDHLYLGSEWNASNLEELQDSGVGYILNVTREIDNFFPGTFCYCNVRVYDDETTDLLAHWNETYNFIVRAKKNDSKCLVHCKMGVSRSASTVIAYAMKEYGWSLEKAYNFVKQKRNIAQPNPAFMKQLAEYEGILDASKQRHNKLWKPDGDEYSPEGLQASAASGDQTPQFSLLHPDQEERAWGHGGASASPCCGEEPTDHLNYNYYFRRLSDTALDSEPSTPVRGPPLLGMERVFIEIEDVERDALLDDEGFPMAHLGLPGEGTAAQTCGRLEPLEDMRLRLEFSTVEEEDEEEAQKEEAEMAALARGEETPREDESLANSNRFNNENANNSNRLAGKRSCPSGFDDSASIGNPFKVKPSYQSCRDCLRLPSGRRCERRNHRLNLPRHTGLPSISIQAPGGLKFRPVSINKVPPPVPLHHMSSGHCQCFRCSSRVNLDTYRKQRSCKDLPQVLPYSLETEDKMEGEDEGSKGSSSSPTAELTLLKLSLGGERPAAELSQGPHLDAQHRPEPLSEQMDVSVEDSTTEDMEVDEGNIIPYVHPSSSELQQRSPPGMSLVRSSSSDSLQRVRRVQPGLVRQRTREIETRVRLAGLTVSSQLKRSNSLAKLGDLAISTEDLSLSATVSTDYDEQEPALCVQSSCSPKLSLTLKS, from the exons GCATCTACAAGTAATGATAAACACCCTCCGCTCTGAAGATAGAATTAAATTA GTCGTTAGGTTAGAAAGTGGATGGACGGACCATGTGCGGTACATGGTAGTTGTCTACACAAACGGCCGCCAAGACACTGAAGAAAACATTCTACTCGGGATGGACTTCACGGATAAGGATAG TAAAAGTTGCTCCATTGGGATGACTCTTCCGCTTTGGAGCGATACCAAGATTCATCTGGATGGAGATGG GGGTTTCAGCGTGAGCACAGCAGGAAGACTACATGTTTTTAAGCCTGTGTCAGTGCAGGCCATGTG GTCCGCACTGCAGGTGTTGCACAAAGCATGCGAGGTGTCCCGCAGGTACAACTATTTTCCAGGAGGAATGGCACTGACGTGGGTGGGCTATTACGAGAGCTGTATCTCCTCAGAGCAGAGCTGTATCAATGAGTGGAATGCAATGACAGATCTGGAGACGACCCGGCCTGATTCTCCAGTCATGTTTTCTGATCA GccaacagagagagaaagaacaGAGTGTATGATCAAAACCAAACTCCGAAACCTAATGATGTTCCAGGACCTGGAGAATATTACTTCTAAGGAG ATCCGAAATGAGCTGGAACAACATATGAGCTGCAACCTGAGGGAGTATAAAGAGTTTATTGACAATGAGATGCTGCTTATTCTGGGCCAGATGGACAAGGCTACGCTCATATTTGACCATCTGTACCTG GGCTCAGAGTGGAATGCATCCAACTTGGAGGAGCTTCAAGACTCTGG GGTTGGGTATATCCTCAATGTCACAAGAGAGATTGACAACTTTTTCCCAGGTACCTTTTGTTATTGTAATGTCCGTGTTTATGATGATGAGACTACAGATCTGCTGGCGCACTGGAACGAAACCTACAACTTCATAGTTAGAGCCAA GAAAAACGACTCTAAATGCCTAGTACACTGCAAGATGGGAGTGAGTCGCTCAGCATCTACTGTCATTGCATATGCCATGAAGGAGTATGGATGGTCACTTGAGAAGGCTTACAATTTTGTCAAACAGAAGAGGAATATAGCACAACCAAATCCAGCATTTATGAAACAGCTGGCCGAGTACGAGGGGATTTTAGATGCCAG CAAGCAGAGACACAATAAACTCTGGAAACCAGATGGGGATGAGTATTCACCAGAGGGTCTCCAGGCTTCTGCTGCCAGTGGTGATCAGACTCCTCAGTTTTCATTGCTGCACCCTGATCAGGAGGAGAGGGCTTGGGGCCACGGAGGAGCAAGTGCTTCCCCCTGCTGTGGAGAAGAGCCCACAGACCATCTCAATTACAACTACTACTTCCGGCGTCTCTCAGACACCGCTCTGGACAGCGAACCCTCCACGCCGGTCCGGGGTCCTCCACTTTTAGGCATGGAGAGGGTCTTTATTGAGATCGAAGACGTGGAGAGGGACGCGTTGCTTGACGATGAAGGTTTCCCCATGGCTCACTTGGGCCTTCCTGGGGAAGGCACAGCAGCTCAGACCTGTGGCCGACTGGAGCCTTTGGAGGACATGCGCTTGCGGCTGGAGTTTAGCACGGTGGAGGAGGAAGATGAGGAGGAAGCACAAAAGGAGGAGGCGGAGATGGCGGCCTTAGCTCGCGGCGAGGAGACGCCGAGGGAAGACGAGAGCCTGGCTAATTCGAACCGCTTTAACAACGAGAACGCCAACAACAGCAACAGGCTGGCTGGGAAGCGCAGCTGCCCTTCTGGCTTTGAC GACAGTGCTAGCATTGGAAACCCCTTCAAAGTGAAGCCCTCATATCAGTCGTGCCGAGACTGCCTGCGCCTACCCAGTGGCCGCCGCTGCGAACGTCGCAACCATCGCCTTAACCTGCCACGCCACACAGGCCTGCCCAGTATCTCCATCCAGGCCCCTGGAGGACTCAAATTCCGTCCTGTCTCCATCAACAAGGTGCCTCCTCCTGTCCCTCTGCATCACATGAGCAGCGGGCACTGCCAATGCTTTCGCTGCTCCAGTCGGGTCAACTTGGACACTTACCGGAAGCAGCGGAGCTGCAAAGACCTTCCTCAGGTTTTGCCTTATTCCTTGGAGACTGAGGACAAAATGGAGGGGGAGGACGAGGGGAGCAAGGGGAGCTCAAGCAGTCCAACAGCTGAGCTCACTCTCCTGAAGCTCAGTCTGGGTGGTGAGAGGCCTGCGGCGGAGCTCAGTCAGGGGCCACACCTAGATGCACAGCACAGACCGGAGCCACTGTCCGAACAGATGGATGTGAGCGTAGAGGACAGTACCACAGAGGACATGGAGGTTGATGAGGGGAACATCATCCCCTATGTGCACCCCAGCTCCAGTGAACTCCAGCAAAGGTCTCCACCAGGCATGTCCCTGGTGCGCAGCTCCAGCAGCGACAGTCTTCAGAGAGTTCGAAGAGTTCAGCCGGGCTTGGTACGCCAGCGCACCCGAGAGATTGAGACCCGTGTGCGGCTTGCCGGACTGACGGTGTCCTCCCAACTCAAAAGGTCTAACTCGCTGGCCAAGCTAGGGGATTTGGCCATCTCCACAGAGGACCTCTCACTTTCTGCCACAGTCTCCACTGACTATGATGAGCAAGAGCCTGCTCTGTGTGTGCAGTCCTCCTGCTCTCCAAAGCTCTCTTTAACTCTGAAAAGCTGA